One Vicia villosa cultivar HV-30 ecotype Madison, WI unplaced genomic scaffold, Vvil1.0 ctg.000063F_1_1_1, whole genome shotgun sequence genomic region harbors:
- the LOC131623396 gene encoding uncharacterized protein LOC131623396 gives METKGRKPFFLNFNKVPTPLKVFCDNISGSLKFSDSLNTLISLLVPYLEEFSYLLELPVLNKVPYTGKEEEPKWEVVAAALHLPRSEIEKVWISKKEYSGLPFDFLYEKAEILAKASSMDALEAVLSLLIYGQVLFFHYDKIVDVDAINIFLSKNPVPTLLGDLLHSIHFRVSKRKGCVLGCAPLLHKCCGEFPNIPFLGVRGGITYNPILARHQFGFALKDKPRSLYLSAEYFDYDSDKEKKRDLFIKAWLKVKKVGAKDIGRRNYMPWDLYFQWIYDRVMEFGMPYPSDTPIVPRIAPPAAPVTFEPYVPSPNEDLVATVNRLKREREDFERRLLKAEAEKEVLIQNATEQETLLDYFSRKWKIEDFFNVTFVIMTLQFN, from the exons ATGGAAACAAAAGGCCGTAAGCCATTCTTCCTCAATTTCAATAAAGTGCCAACACCATTGAAGGTTTTTTGTGACAACATCTCTGGTTCTCTCAAATTCAGTGATTCTCTCAACACTCTCATAAGCTTG ttgGTACCATACTTGGAAGAATTCTCCTACTTGCTGGAACTCCCTGTGCTCAATAAAGTCCCttatactggtaaagaagaagagCCTAAGTGGGAAGTCGTAGCTGCTGCCCTACACTTGCCAAGATCAGAAATTGAGAAGGTTTGGATTAgtaagaaagagtattctggattaCCCTTTGATTTCCTCTATGAAAAAGCGGAGATTTTGGCTAAAGCTTCAAGTATGGATGCCTTGGAAGCTGTGTTGTCTCTCTTAATTTATGGACAAGTCTTGTTTTTCCATTATGACAAAATTGTTGATGTGGATGCTATTAATAtattccttagcaagaatccggttcctactctacttggtgacTTGTTACATTCTATTCATTTCCGAGTatcaaaaaggaaaggttgtgtcTTAGGATGTGCTCCTCTAttacataagtg ttgtggagaattccctaatataCCTTTTCTTGGTGTTCGTggaggaataacttataatccaattctagctcgacatcagtttggcttTGCCTTGAAGGATAAACCGCGTTCTTTGTATCTTAGTGCAGAATATTTTGACTATGATTCGGATAAAGAAAAGAAGAGAGACCTCTTCATCAAAGCTTGGTTGAAAGTGAAGAAAGTTGGTGCAAAAGATATAGGAAGGAGAAATTACATGCCATGGGATCTATACTTCCAATGGATTTATGATCGAGTTATGGAATTTGGGATGCCTTATCCATCTGATACGCCCATAGTTCCAAGAATAGCTCCTCCTGCTGCCCCAGTTACATTTGAGCCATATGTTCCTAGTCCAAATGAAGATCTGGTTGCAACTGTTAACCGACTAAAGAGGGAAAGGGAAGACTTTGAGAGACGCTTACTAAAAGCGGAAGCTGAAAAAGAAGTGTTGATACAAAATGCTACGGAGCAAGAGACTTTACTTGATTACTTTTCTcgcaaatggaagattgaagatttt tttaatGTAACTTTTGTGATTATGACCttacaatttaattaa